A stretch of Kyrpidia spormannii DNA encodes these proteins:
- a CDS encoding acyl-CoA dehydrogenase family protein yields MKESELHQDLRQAVRKVCERFPDAYWRELDRQRAYPQEFVDALTQAGYLAALIPEEYGGAGLGITEASIILEEINRSGGNAGACHAQMYTMGTLLRHGSEEQKRVYLPRIAEGTLRLQAFGITEPNTGSDTTQLKTTAVRRGDRYVINGQKVFISRTEHSDLMLLLVRTTPVDQVRKRTEGLSVLLVDLREAIGRGLTMRPIRTMMNHSATELFFEDLEVPVDNLIGEEGKGFHYILDGMNAERILIAAECIGDARWFVGRAAEYARRRVVFGRPIGQNQGVQFPIARAYVNLEAADLMRFRAAELFDAGQPCGAEANMAKLLAADASWEAANVALQTHGGFGFAEEYDVERKFRETRLYQVAPISTNLILSYVAEHVLGLPRSY; encoded by the coding sequence GTGAAAGAGTCGGAATTGCATCAAGATCTCAGGCAGGCGGTGCGAAAAGTTTGTGAGCGGTTTCCCGATGCCTATTGGCGAGAACTTGATCGACAGCGGGCATATCCCCAAGAGTTTGTGGATGCCCTGACCCAGGCGGGATATCTGGCGGCTTTGATCCCGGAGGAGTACGGCGGGGCCGGCCTGGGCATTACTGAAGCTTCCATTATCCTTGAAGAGATCAATCGATCCGGCGGGAACGCCGGGGCGTGCCACGCCCAGATGTACACGATGGGGACGTTGCTTCGCCACGGTTCCGAGGAGCAGAAACGAGTGTATTTGCCGAGGATTGCCGAGGGAACGCTTCGACTGCAGGCTTTTGGTATTACTGAGCCCAACACGGGTTCGGACACCACTCAACTGAAAACCACGGCGGTCCGGCGCGGGGACCGCTATGTCATCAATGGGCAAAAAGTGTTCATCTCCAGAACCGAACACTCCGATCTGATGCTTCTCCTCGTTCGAACCACTCCGGTGGACCAGGTGCGGAAGCGGACGGAAGGTTTGTCCGTGCTGCTGGTTGACCTGAGGGAAGCGATAGGCCGCGGGCTGACCATGCGGCCGATTCGGACAATGATGAACCATTCCGCCACAGAGCTGTTTTTCGAAGACTTGGAGGTGCCGGTGGATAATTTGATCGGGGAGGAAGGCAAAGGATTTCACTATATTCTTGATGGAATGAACGCGGAGCGGATCTTAATTGCGGCGGAATGTATTGGGGACGCGAGGTGGTTTGTGGGTCGCGCCGCGGAGTATGCACGCCGGCGGGTGGTGTTCGGGCGGCCCATCGGCCAGAACCAAGGAGTGCAGTTTCCCATTGCCCGGGCTTATGTCAATCTGGAAGCGGCCGATCTGATGCGGTTTCGGGCGGCGGAATTGTTTGACGCCGGGCAACCCTGCGGGGCTGAGGCCAACATGGCGAAGCTGTTGGCGGCGGACGCGTCTTGGGAGGCGGCCAATGTGGCCTTGCAAACCCACGGTGGGTTCGGCTTTGCCGAGGAGTATGATGTCGAACGGAAATTTCGTGAAACTCGACTTTATCAGGTGGCTCCCATCTCCACCAATCTCATTTTGTCTTACGTGGCGGAACACGTCCTCGGGCTTCCGCGCTCCTATTGA
- a CDS encoding CaiB/BaiF CoA transferase family protein: MKEQVKKKEGPLAGIRVVDFTTNISGPSATAILADLGADVVKIERVGKGDDARHMSPAWNGESAYFLAINRNKRSLALDFRQPEGREITLKLIAQADVVVENFRRGVLEKYGLDGKSLLREHPSLIYCSLSAYGDDGPDCMLPGYDAVVQARTGIMSITGSREDEPSRAGVSILDAGSATWAAVGILSALFYRERTGRGQIVGTSLFETGVYWMNYHLVAYQATRRDPVPQGARHTAFAPYGAFETADGPIMIGISNDGLFARLAQAIGRPELTHDPRFATNPDRVLNREELEGLLNKQLRQRPRAEWVALFREVGIPCSPIQRPSQVMEDPQLAALSLLQSTPHPRIAEVKIPRLPVRLTDTPAAIRTSAPLLGQHTREILAEIGELARVEELLSKGVIGLDVEGGGDR; the protein is encoded by the coding sequence ATGAAGGAACAGGTGAAGAAAAAGGAGGGCCCCCTGGCAGGGATTCGCGTTGTCGATTTTACCACCAACATTTCCGGACCGTCGGCGACGGCGATTCTGGCGGACCTGGGAGCGGACGTCGTCAAGATCGAGCGGGTGGGAAAAGGAGATGACGCCCGGCACATGAGCCCCGCCTGGAACGGAGAATCGGCGTATTTTTTGGCCATAAACCGGAATAAGCGGTCCCTTGCCCTCGATTTTAGACAGCCGGAGGGCCGGGAGATCACCTTAAAACTCATTGCCCAAGCGGATGTGGTGGTGGAGAATTTTCGGAGGGGCGTGTTAGAAAAGTATGGACTAGACGGGAAAAGCCTTTTGCGCGAACACCCGTCTCTCATTTACTGTTCCCTCAGTGCGTACGGAGATGATGGGCCAGACTGCATGCTTCCCGGTTACGATGCGGTGGTTCAGGCCCGCACGGGGATCATGAGTATCACCGGGAGCCGGGAGGATGAACCCTCCCGGGCCGGGGTTTCCATCCTGGATGCCGGCAGTGCCACGTGGGCCGCAGTCGGAATCTTATCTGCGTTATTTTACCGGGAGCGAACCGGGCGAGGACAGATCGTCGGAACCTCGCTGTTCGAAACGGGAGTCTACTGGATGAATTATCACTTGGTGGCCTACCAGGCCACACGTCGGGATCCCGTGCCTCAGGGGGCCCGGCATACTGCCTTTGCCCCTTATGGGGCTTTTGAGACGGCAGATGGCCCGATCATGATTGGAATTTCGAACGATGGACTGTTTGCCCGCCTCGCCCAGGCCATCGGTCGGCCGGAGTTGACACACGATCCGCGGTTTGCGACAAACCCGGACCGGGTGTTGAACAGGGAGGAACTGGAGGGGCTGTTAAATAAGCAGCTCCGGCAACGCCCGCGGGCAGAGTGGGTGGCGTTGTTTCGGGAAGTGGGGATTCCTTGTTCTCCGATTCAACGGCCCTCTCAGGTCATGGAAGATCCACAGCTCGCGGCATTGTCGTTGTTGCAGTCGACCCCCCACCCGCGAATTGCCGAAGTGAAGATTCCGAGGCTTCCGGTGCGATTGACGGACACTCCTGCCGCGATTCGCACATCTGCGCCGCTACTTGGTCAACATACCCGAGAGATTCTTGCGGAGATCGGGGAGTTGGCTCGGGTGGAGGAGTTGCTCAGTAAGGGAGTTATCGGATTGGACGTTGAAGGAGGCGGGGACAGGTGA
- the hemQ gene encoding hydrogen peroxide-dependent heme synthase produces MSEAVQTLEGWFALHDFRHIDWPRWAHLPADERRHMRDAFLDLVARWDEIEATKQGSTALYTVVGQKADLVMVHLRPTLQDLEATELVFERSEFATLARPAYSYVSVVELSNYTTKPGTDPSDDPVIQRRLKPILPKTEHICFYPMNKRRQGEDNWYMLDMEDRRTMMRSHGEIGRRYGGKVTQIITGSVGLDDWEWGVTLFADDPIVFKKLIYEMRFDEVSARFGEFGQFFVGNRLTRERIDSWLGL; encoded by the coding sequence ATGAGCGAAGCCGTACAAACCCTTGAGGGCTGGTTTGCCCTTCACGATTTTCGCCATATCGACTGGCCCCGGTGGGCCCATCTGCCGGCCGACGAGCGCCGCCATATGCGCGACGCTTTCCTCGACCTGGTGGCCCGGTGGGATGAGATCGAGGCAACCAAGCAAGGGAGCACAGCTCTTTACACGGTGGTCGGCCAGAAAGCGGACCTGGTCATGGTCCACCTGCGCCCCACCTTGCAGGATCTCGAGGCGACGGAACTGGTTTTCGAACGGTCAGAATTCGCCACTCTCGCGCGACCGGCGTACTCCTATGTGTCGGTGGTGGAGCTAAGCAATTATACCACGAAACCCGGGACCGACCCCAGTGACGACCCGGTGATTCAGCGAAGATTAAAACCGATCCTGCCAAAAACAGAGCATATTTGCTTCTATCCGATGAACAAACGCCGCCAAGGCGAAGATAATTGGTATATGCTCGATATGGAAGACAGGCGGACCATGATGCGCAGTCATGGAGAAATTGGCCGGCGCTACGGCGGCAAAGTGACGCAAATCATCACCGGCTCTGTGGGTTTGGATGACTGGGAATGGGGCGTGACGCTGTTTGCCGACGATCCCATCGTGTTTAAGAAGCTCATCTATGAGATGCGTTTCGACGAAGTGAGCGCCCGCTTTGGCGAATTCGGCCAGTTCTTCGTCGGGAATCGCCTGACCCGGGAGCGGATCGACAGCTGGCTGGGATTATAA
- a CDS encoding tartrate dehydrogenase — translation MDVYTIAVIPGDGIGREVVPAAVEVLKVLAEVHGGFHFKFQEFPWSCDYYAEHGEMMPADGLDILKGFDAIFLGAVGNPGLVPDHISLWGLLLKIRREFEQVINVRPAKALKGVASPLTDPQGFDLVVVRENSEGEYSEIGGRLHRGDDEMAIQAAVFTRKGTERVMRYAFELARTRRKHVTSATKSNGIYHTMPFWDEVFKDVQRDYRDVRVDSYHIDALAAQFVARPYVFDVVVASNLFGDILTDISGAVMGSIGIAPAANINVNGRYPSMFEPVHGSAPDIAGRGIANPIGQIWTGALMLEHFGHRDAAQELLQVMEDVTAEGIKTPDIGGHSGTRDVSDEICRRLRRR, via the coding sequence ATGGATGTGTATACGATTGCGGTTATTCCCGGCGACGGGATTGGACGGGAAGTGGTGCCGGCGGCAGTGGAGGTTCTGAAGGTTTTGGCGGAGGTGCACGGTGGGTTTCATTTCAAGTTTCAGGAGTTTCCGTGGAGTTGTGACTACTACGCTGAGCACGGGGAGATGATGCCCGCGGATGGGCTGGACATTCTGAAAGGGTTTGATGCGATCTTTCTGGGGGCGGTGGGGAATCCTGGACTGGTGCCCGACCACATTTCTCTTTGGGGGTTGCTTTTAAAGATTCGCCGGGAGTTCGAACAGGTGATCAATGTTCGTCCGGCCAAAGCCCTGAAGGGCGTGGCATCGCCGCTAACTGACCCTCAAGGATTCGATCTCGTCGTGGTTCGGGAAAACAGCGAAGGGGAGTACAGCGAAATCGGCGGGCGGCTCCATCGGGGCGATGACGAGATGGCGATCCAGGCTGCGGTGTTCACCCGCAAGGGAACGGAGCGGGTCATGCGTTATGCGTTTGAATTGGCCAGGACCCGCCGAAAACATGTAACCAGTGCGACAAAATCGAACGGCATTTACCACACGATGCCCTTTTGGGACGAAGTGTTCAAGGACGTACAGCGGGACTACCGGGATGTCCGGGTTGACTCCTATCACATTGATGCCCTGGCGGCACAGTTTGTCGCCCGGCCTTATGTCTTCGATGTGGTGGTGGCCAGTAATCTGTTTGGGGACATTCTGACCGACATCAGCGGCGCGGTGATGGGGAGCATCGGCATTGCCCCGGCGGCGAATATCAATGTCAACGGACGCTATCCGTCGATGTTCGAACCGGTGCACGGCTCGGCCCCGGACATCGCGGGCAGGGGCATCGCCAACCCCATCGGGCAGATTTGGACGGGGGCCCTCATGCTCGAACACTTCGGGCACCGAGATGCGGCTCAGGAGTTGCTGCAAGTGATGGAAGACGTGACGGCGGAAGGAATCAAGACGCCGGATATCGGCGGACATTCCGGTACTCGAGATGTGTCGGACGAGATCTGCCGCAGGCTGAGAAGGAGGTGA
- a CDS encoding transposase — translation MRSLAAVIKTIRIGIHKEVHRCKTEALKRTKEIYNAVIAFYIEFFAAHLDVLDKTVEARKKDGTPTPYLRKHTNQELLTFAELHTLATKAHPNPGWPLDEHVPAARGMPTELRRAAINQAIGKVRSWWSHLKTWEETAQDQRGREPRPGAPNEPVTFYAGMVEHPAYDLNPQKKKRHTFISLKLHTGQKWEKVSLPVVVHAQAESLLAGSALEKERIARKRKRSKTTQVGFGEEKGGFGAGTWVAKSLTVYGKRDKRYPGGVRYALHIPMEKSVDKPRKAEEQRRANPQMPVVTVDLGVNRLAVMGAFVEGKLAATRFVDGRALNHRRHRLLTAIHRKREQSGRLQPAVQDNANLWNKIRNLDENAAKQTAVTIVRFAREHGARVIVFEHLRRYRPPKEKMSRSGRKNHKRAYWLRGQIMEWVRDLAFREGILTVERNPAYTSQVCPHCKVLGERGGSRFTCKNPNHRYSADADFVGMMNLYRKWTKTFVYPRKGDDPKPEVA, via the coding sequence GTGAGGTCACTGGCCGCGGTCATCAAGACGATCCGGATCGGGATTCACAAGGAGGTCCACCGGTGCAAGACGGAGGCACTGAAGAGGACTAAGGAAATCTATAATGCCGTGATTGCGTTTTACATAGAGTTTTTCGCGGCGCACCTGGACGTGTTGGACAAGACGGTGGAAGCCCGGAAAAAAGACGGCACTCCCACTCCCTACCTCCGCAAGCACACCAACCAGGAACTGCTGACGTTTGCAGAGCTTCACACCCTGGCGACCAAAGCCCACCCGAACCCGGGGTGGCCGCTCGACGAACACGTTCCAGCGGCTAGAGGGATGCCGACGGAGTTGCGCCGGGCGGCGATCAACCAAGCTATTGGCAAGGTGCGGTCCTGGTGGAGCCACCTGAAAACTTGGGAGGAAACAGCACAGGACCAGCGCGGGCGGGAACCACGACCCGGCGCACCGAACGAACCGGTGACGTTTTATGCGGGGATGGTCGAGCACCCCGCGTATGACCTGAACCCGCAGAAGAAAAAGCGGCACACGTTCATCAGCCTGAAACTGCACACGGGGCAGAAGTGGGAAAAGGTGTCGCTGCCGGTGGTGGTTCATGCCCAGGCCGAATCGCTTCTCGCCGGGTCCGCCCTGGAGAAAGAGCGCATCGCTCGGAAAAGGAAACGGTCAAAGACGACCCAGGTCGGTTTCGGCGAAGAAAAAGGGGGCTTCGGGGCCGGGACATGGGTGGCGAAATCCCTGACGGTGTACGGGAAGCGGGACAAACGGTATCCGGGCGGGGTGCGATATGCGCTGCACATCCCGATGGAGAAATCCGTAGACAAACCCCGGAAGGCAGAGGAACAGCGCCGGGCAAACCCACAGATGCCGGTGGTCACAGTGGACCTGGGCGTCAACCGGCTGGCGGTAATGGGAGCGTTTGTGGAGGGAAAACTGGCGGCTACGAGGTTCGTGGACGGCAGAGCCCTGAACCATCGCCGGCACCGGTTGTTGACGGCAATCCACCGCAAGCGGGAGCAAAGCGGACGGCTCCAGCCGGCCGTCCAGGACAACGCGAACTTGTGGAACAAGATCCGGAACTTGGACGAGAACGCGGCCAAGCAGACGGCCGTGACCATTGTCCGGTTCGCGAGGGAGCACGGCGCAAGGGTGATCGTCTTCGAGCACCTGCGCCGGTACCGGCCGCCGAAAGAGAAGATGAGCCGGAGCGGGCGGAAGAACCACAAACGGGCGTACTGGTTGCGCGGACAGATCATGGAATGGGTCCGGGACCTGGCGTTTCGTGAGGGGATTCTGACGGTGGAGCGCAACCCAGCCTATACCTCCCAGGTCTGTCCGCACTGCAAAGTGCTCGGGGAGCGGGGCGGCTCACGGTTCACATGCAAGAACCCGAACCACCGGTACAGCGCGGACGCGGATTTTGTGGGGATGATGAACTTGTACAGGAAATGGACGAAGACATTCGTGTATCCCCGCAAAGGGGATGACCCAAAGCCAGAGGTTGCCTGA
- a CDS encoding zinc-binding dehydrogenase, whose translation MSDPAYNFKIGVTRMIGKVAVMTKPGTLVFEEYEVPSPGPGAVLMEITRTNICGSELHIWKGLHPTKKSGVMGHEAIGRIQALGEGVKTDYAGAPVQVGDRIVAAYYLTCRKCRPCREGQFHLCENAYSFWSKEADEYPHFHGSFATHYYIHPDQYFYKVPDNVPDVAAASANCALSQVYFGLDKAGLRYGETLVIQGAGGLGLNACALAKEMGARVVVIDALESRLALARDFGADYTINLNEVDSVEKRARAVQELTDGSGADVGLEVSGVPAAFHEGIHLVRAGGRYVSIGNISPGELTDFDPGLMTRKSIQIIPVIRYNPWYLYRSLKFLSNNINKYPFAEMLDAEFTLDQVGEALDRSAKRQVTRASIVVSD comes from the coding sequence ATGTCGGATCCCGCATACAATTTTAAGATCGGGGTGACGCGAATGATCGGGAAAGTCGCCGTGATGACGAAGCCGGGAACCTTGGTCTTTGAGGAATATGAGGTCCCTTCGCCGGGGCCGGGGGCGGTCTTGATGGAGATCACCCGAACAAACATCTGCGGGTCCGAGCTGCACATCTGGAAGGGCCTTCACCCCACAAAAAAATCGGGGGTCATGGGGCACGAGGCCATTGGTCGGATCCAGGCACTCGGTGAGGGCGTAAAGACCGATTACGCCGGGGCCCCGGTTCAGGTGGGAGATCGAATCGTGGCCGCCTACTATCTCACGTGCCGAAAGTGCCGCCCGTGCCGGGAGGGGCAGTTTCACCTGTGCGAGAACGCCTATTCTTTCTGGTCCAAGGAAGCTGACGAATATCCTCATTTTCATGGATCCTTCGCCACCCACTACTACATTCATCCCGATCAGTATTTTTATAAAGTTCCCGATAATGTTCCGGATGTTGCGGCGGCCAGCGCGAACTGCGCGTTGTCCCAGGTCTATTTTGGCCTCGACAAGGCCGGGTTGCGCTATGGAGAGACTCTGGTGATTCAGGGGGCCGGCGGGCTCGGCTTGAACGCCTGCGCCCTGGCGAAGGAAATGGGCGCCAGGGTGGTCGTCATCGACGCTTTGGAATCCCGCTTGGCCTTAGCCCGGGATTTTGGTGCCGACTACACCATCAACCTGAATGAAGTTGACTCCGTGGAGAAACGTGCCCGGGCGGTCCAGGAGTTGACAGACGGGTCCGGAGCGGATGTGGGGTTGGAAGTCAGCGGTGTCCCGGCTGCCTTTCATGAGGGTATCCACCTGGTGCGAGCCGGAGGTCGGTATGTCAGCATTGGGAACATTTCCCCTGGGGAATTGACCGACTTCGATCCAGGGCTGATGACGCGCAAATCGATTCAGATCATTCCTGTGATCCGTTATAACCCCTGGTACCTTTACCGTTCACTGAAATTTTTGTCGAATAATATCAACAAATACCCCTTTGCTGAGATGCTGGATGCCGAGTTCACCCTGGACCAAGTGGGTGAGGCATTGGATCGGTCCGCCAAACGTCAGGTGACCCGGGCGTCTATCGTGGTTTCCGATTAA
- a CDS encoding MOSC domain-containing protein, which translates to MKGLLIAIHIGRVKTMTDPSQASRKWRSAILKQPVSGPVWLSRTNLAGDEQADLKHHGGPDKAVLAYAAAHYPLWRQELGISEMEPGGFGENFVVSGMAEPDVCIGDTFRVGEAVVQVSQPRQPCWKLGRRWNLADLPKRAEETGRSGWYFRVLEEGWVAPGQEIVLVDRPFPQWTVARCNEIMHHRRRDRAAAAELDACPALSESWKKTLGQRR; encoded by the coding sequence ATGAAAGGGCTACTTATTGCGATTCATATTGGCCGGGTCAAGACGATGACCGACCCGTCCCAGGCGAGCCGGAAATGGCGCAGCGCGATTTTGAAGCAGCCGGTCTCCGGGCCCGTTTGGCTCAGCCGGACGAACCTCGCCGGAGATGAACAAGCGGACCTCAAGCATCACGGCGGACCGGACAAAGCCGTCCTGGCCTACGCGGCCGCCCATTACCCCCTCTGGCGGCAAGAATTGGGCATATCCGAAATGGAGCCGGGCGGCTTTGGAGAGAATTTTGTCGTCTCCGGCATGGCCGAGCCGGACGTCTGCATCGGAGATACGTTTCGCGTCGGTGAAGCGGTGGTGCAGGTGTCCCAACCCCGACAACCCTGCTGGAAACTCGGCCGTCGGTGGAACCTGGCGGATCTGCCCAAGCGGGCCGAGGAAACCGGCCGCAGCGGGTGGTATTTTCGCGTGCTGGAAGAGGGATGGGTGGCGCCCGGACAAGAGATTGTTCTCGTCGATCGCCCGTTTCCCCAGTGGACGGTGGCCCGGTGCAACGAGATCATGCACCACCGGCGGCGCGACCGTGCGGCGGCTGCCGAGCTCGACGCTTGTCCGGCGCTGTCTGAGAGTTGGAAAAAGACCCTGGGGCAAAGGAGGTGA
- a CDS encoding GntR family transcriptional regulator, protein MEPISVQPMREQVAAILRKAIFSGELKPGQELVQEEIANQLGISRMPVREAFQILERDGLITLQSHRKAVVRILTDDEISDHYEIRALLEGEAAARAAKHPGEHEEILSAFEDTVKMADQGSTSEFVSANEAFHRSIWEASHSPRLVMLLNLLWNGLPPHLPELLPQQPSRSAQEHARIVEAIRAGHDDEARAAMTEHVLRSLGDFLHHRSEITGGDAQKN, encoded by the coding sequence ATGGAACCCATCTCGGTGCAGCCGATGCGCGAGCAGGTGGCGGCGATTTTGCGAAAAGCCATTTTTTCCGGTGAATTAAAGCCCGGCCAAGAGTTGGTGCAGGAAGAGATCGCGAATCAATTGGGTATCTCCCGTATGCCCGTGCGGGAGGCTTTTCAAATCCTCGAGAGGGACGGCTTAATCACTTTACAGTCCCACCGCAAAGCGGTTGTCCGGATCCTCACCGATGATGAGATTTCAGATCATTATGAGATCCGCGCTCTGCTGGAGGGGGAGGCGGCGGCTCGGGCGGCAAAACACCCTGGGGAACACGAGGAGATTCTCTCGGCCTTTGAGGACACGGTCAAAATGGCCGACCAAGGTTCGACCTCGGAGTTCGTTTCTGCCAACGAAGCGTTTCACCGCTCGATTTGGGAGGCAAGTCACAGCCCTCGGCTCGTGATGTTGTTGAACCTGTTGTGGAACGGACTGCCTCCGCACCTGCCTGAACTGTTGCCCCAGCAACCTTCCCGGTCCGCTCAAGAGCATGCCAGGATTGTGGAGGCCATCCGCGCCGGACACGACGACGAGGCCCGGGCGGCGATGACGGAACACGTGCTGAGGAGCTTGGGGGATTTTCTTCACCATCGCTCGGAAATCACCGGGGGTGATGCTCAAAAAAACTAA
- a CDS encoding HpcH/HpaI aldolase/citrate lyase family protein codes for MSALLFVPATDEHKIQKAETLGCSGIILDLEDAVSEADKERARANATRWLQQRASDGPPRRWVRINGLDTPHWESDLDAVLPASPDGFVVPKVERAGQLRALEDRLRRWERETGQNLNGIQMVILLETAAGVMRMEELLSASKRIRAAALGIADLAVDTGMSLDFAFRQNGFAAERVRLVLVSRALGLEPPWDVVYVFLDDKAGFREDVHFGHDIGCQGKMVIHPSQLAVVREVYGVSDEEMLKARRILEISAQARQSGQGAVLTEDGLLVDGALVRWAEDTLRRAGEQ; via the coding sequence ATGTCCGCGCTCCTCTTTGTACCGGCCACAGATGAACATAAGATTCAAAAGGCGGAGACACTGGGGTGTTCGGGGATCATCCTTGACCTCGAGGACGCCGTGTCCGAAGCCGACAAGGAGCGGGCGCGGGCAAACGCGACCCGGTGGCTGCAACAGAGGGCTTCCGATGGGCCACCGAGGCGGTGGGTGCGGATCAATGGATTGGATACCCCCCACTGGGAGAGCGATCTGGACGCAGTTTTGCCCGCTTCGCCGGACGGCTTCGTGGTTCCGAAAGTGGAGCGCGCCGGGCAGTTGCGAGCACTGGAGGACCGTTTGCGCAGGTGGGAAAGAGAAACCGGTCAGAATCTCAACGGGATTCAGATGGTGATCCTGTTGGAAACGGCTGCTGGGGTCATGAGAATGGAAGAGTTGTTATCCGCAAGTAAGCGGATTCGGGCTGCAGCCTTGGGCATTGCGGACTTGGCGGTGGACACGGGTATGTCTCTCGATTTTGCCTTCAGACAGAATGGGTTTGCGGCGGAGCGGGTCCGTTTGGTTCTCGTGTCCAGGGCTCTTGGGCTCGAACCCCCCTGGGATGTGGTGTATGTGTTTCTTGATGACAAAGCCGGATTCCGCGAGGACGTGCACTTTGGACACGACATAGGGTGTCAGGGAAAGATGGTCATTCACCCTTCCCAATTGGCTGTGGTTCGCGAAGTGTACGGGGTGTCGGATGAGGAAATGTTGAAAGCCCGGCGTATTCTGGAGATATCTGCCCAGGCCCGGCAGTCCGGACAGGGGGCTGTTTTGACCGAGGACGGCCTCTTGGTGGACGGTGCTCTGGTGCGATGGGCGGAAGACACCCTGCGGCGGGCCGGAGAACAGTGA
- a CDS encoding enoyl-CoA hydratase/isomerase family protein, producing MESFVQVKERPENSTIVEVILDRPKVMNAFNTEMAEQLLEIFKNLRTRSDVRVVGLRSAHEGFFCTGADLKERNRMSEEQWRNQHHLFEAMFYALADLPMPTVAVIDGYCLAGGMELALNCDLWVVSEGATFGLPEVTRGIMPGGGGTRLLAKRIGVHRAKEVILSGQKFSAQQMAEMGAVNRLVPRERLDAEFLALAQVISANAPLAVRFCKAAIDELFGMPDGEARVRELYWYNQCVDTEDRLEGVRAFNEKRSPHFQGR from the coding sequence ATGGAAAGCTTCGTACAAGTTAAGGAGAGGCCGGAAAATTCGACGATCGTTGAAGTGATTTTGGACCGCCCGAAAGTGATGAACGCCTTCAACACGGAAATGGCAGAACAGTTGCTCGAAATCTTCAAGAACCTGAGGACAAGATCTGATGTTCGGGTGGTTGGGCTGCGGTCGGCTCACGAAGGATTCTTCTGTACCGGAGCGGATCTTAAAGAGCGGAATAGGATGAGCGAGGAACAATGGCGAAACCAGCACCACCTGTTTGAAGCCATGTTTTATGCTCTCGCAGACCTGCCCATGCCCACTGTGGCGGTGATTGATGGTTACTGCTTGGCCGGCGGAATGGAATTGGCGCTGAACTGCGATTTGTGGGTGGTGAGTGAAGGTGCCACTTTTGGCTTGCCCGAGGTGACCCGGGGCATTATGCCCGGAGGTGGGGGAACGCGGCTCCTGGCTAAACGGATTGGCGTTCACCGCGCCAAAGAGGTCATTCTCAGCGGTCAAAAGTTCAGTGCCCAGCAGATGGCGGAGATGGGGGCGGTGAATCGACTGGTCCCCAGGGAGAGGTTGGACGCAGAGTTTCTGGCGTTGGCCCAGGTGATCAGTGCCAATGCCCCCTTGGCGGTGCGGTTCTGTAAAGCCGCCATCGACGAGTTGTTCGGGATGCCAGATGGTGAAGCTCGGGTTCGGGAGTTGTACTGGTACAACCAATGCGTGGATACCGAAGACCGTCTGGAGGGAGTTCGGGCATTCAACGAAAAGCGATCTCCCCATTTCCAGGGGCGCTAG
- a CDS encoding helix-turn-helix domain-containing protein codes for MKILRSFRFRLEPTTEQARSLTRYRGCARLIWNKALALKTAR; via the coding sequence ATGAAAATTCTCAGGTCCTTTCGATTCCGCCTGGAACCCACAACGGAACAAGCCAGGAGTCTCACACGCTACCGGGGATGCGCACGGCTTATCTGGAACAAAGCGCTGGCCTTGAAAACGGCTCGGTGA